The following proteins are co-located in the Maridesulfovibrio sp. genome:
- a CDS encoding RHS repeat-associated core domain-containing protein, with protein MSFRNDFRLRPKRRDELDFALRMYGENEEPQIQIENMWEVYSPSTGMALPEPKPDFSEFSRGDRMYPSMMKPDIKVRWEQKNNEWEVEKERHAWRKRLAHIRFMRENTDLPLAQSLAGTDYGKALLEEFSSKQPQQPQSGTGEDLHDEFERDGVNFDPEAPIRVTPFVVPGMEESFSVLAIARDDDGRIVEKLCSLEPKDHHVHYDYDAGGRLCAVWKDERLIEEYKYGKQGERYFAATPQTGQCRFTYGPGLRLERAGEVKYSYDGEGRLVMKQDGLDVTTYEYHHSGQLQQVNLPDGRRVSYVIDPHGRRMAKSVNGKVAETYSWHDFTTLAVVAFEDGSRMEFAYDEEGDPVVMRYKDELYFFASDQAGTIYMVANKEGHEVRRIIRDSFGNLIVDTNESMSIPVGFAGGLYDRDTGLVHFGHREYDPSCGRFITPDPIGIEGGDVDVYGYCHDDPVNFVDRVGLAKRGIDYWIESGRNLYYDQAKDKSQSRTMEYRKGRDDSKSQTMEGKPEHPDLSWEEQMEAYGGHVEEQNGDGEDSSDDEKGSAESAEGSDDSGSSEGKGSGESSDSGEAGGSSSSQSPLTKPADRNASGGNSSAGSESKSRERKGTEGQSGDLAQRFGKDAPDTVPKAEPSGANSSKPSNPSDISKPVQPQHPGKKDGSKNERGTFGKIADGLKGSAKKISKGMDGLGEKSAEGTKKAVTKGGKAFKDGLKAAGKASKEVAEQYKNNKAFRNAFNTAIAAGMAPKAAAAYAAGGGAAMANAYRTLMQRGAAKASTYPLAERVIKEGYDFATAHDPTSIPNYTIGGAAGSLWSSKNQIKSNAKDIYNGAKDYLRK; from the coding sequence ATGAGTTTTAGAAATGATTTCAGGTTGCGGCCCAAACGCCGGGATGAGTTGGATTTTGCCTTACGCATGTATGGTGAAAATGAAGAACCGCAGATTCAGATCGAAAATATGTGGGAGGTCTACTCTCCTTCTACAGGTATGGCTTTACCTGAGCCTAAGCCTGATTTTTCGGAATTTTCGCGTGGTGACCGTATGTATCCGTCCATGATGAAGCCTGATATTAAGGTGCGCTGGGAGCAGAAGAATAATGAATGGGAGGTTGAAAAGGAACGTCATGCATGGCGCAAACGTCTGGCCCATATACGCTTCATGCGTGAGAATACTGACCTGCCGCTGGCGCAGTCTTTAGCGGGGACCGATTACGGCAAAGCTCTCCTTGAAGAGTTCAGCTCCAAACAACCGCAACAACCGCAATCAGGCACAGGTGAAGACCTGCATGATGAATTTGAGCGTGACGGCGTGAATTTCGACCCCGAAGCCCCTATCCGTGTAACTCCTTTCGTAGTCCCCGGAATGGAAGAATCGTTCTCCGTGCTGGCAATTGCAAGGGATGATGACGGGCGTATCGTGGAAAAACTGTGTTCCCTCGAACCAAAGGACCACCATGTTCATTATGATTATGATGCCGGTGGCAGGTTATGTGCGGTTTGGAAGGACGAGCGACTTATTGAGGAGTATAAATACGGTAAGCAGGGCGAACGCTACTTCGCTGCCACACCTCAGACAGGGCAGTGCCGTTTTACATATGGTCCGGGCCTGCGTCTGGAACGGGCCGGGGAAGTTAAATATTCCTACGATGGTGAGGGCCGTCTGGTAATGAAGCAGGACGGCTTGGATGTCACAACCTACGAATACCACCATTCCGGCCAGCTGCAACAGGTGAATCTGCCGGATGGCCGCCGCGTTTCATATGTCATCGATCCGCATGGCAGACGCATGGCCAAGTCGGTAAATGGCAAGGTTGCAGAAACTTATAGCTGGCATGATTTCACCACACTTGCAGTAGTTGCTTTTGAGGACGGTTCAAGGATGGAATTTGCTTACGACGAAGAAGGTGATCCCGTTGTAATGCGCTATAAAGACGAACTATATTTTTTTGCATCTGATCAGGCCGGCACCATCTATATGGTTGCGAATAAAGAAGGTCATGAGGTAAGGCGGATTATTCGCGATTCGTTTGGAAATTTGATTGTAGATACCAATGAGAGCATGAGCATCCCTGTCGGTTTTGCTGGCGGTCTCTATGACCGGGATACCGGACTGGTCCATTTCGGGCATCGTGAATACGACCCGTCCTGCGGTAGGTTCATCACTCCCGATCCCATCGGGATTGAAGGCGGCGATGTGGATGTTTACGGGTACTGCCATGATGATCCGGTTAACTTTGTGGATCGGGTGGGGCTGGCGAAGAGAGGGATTGATTATTGGATTGAGTCAGGCCGCAATCTTTATTATGACCAAGCAAAGGATAAGTCTCAATCTCGCACTATGGAATATAGAAAGGGACGTGATGATAGTAAGTCCCAGACAATGGAAGGTAAGCCGGAACATCCAGATTTGTCTTGGGAAGAACAAATGGAGGCCTATGGAGGTCATGTTGAAGAACAAAATGGTGATGGTGAAGATTCTTCAGATGACGAAAAAGGAAGCGCTGAAAGCGCCGAGGGAAGTGACGATTCAGGAAGTTCAGAAGGGAAAGGTTCAGGAGAGAGTTCTGACAGCGGTGAAGCTGGTGGAAGTTCAAGCTCCCAAAGTCCATTAACTAAGCCCGCTGATCGCAATGCGTCCGGGGGAAATTCTTCAGCAGGTTCAGAAAGTAAATCTAGAGAAAGAAAAGGAACGGAAGGACAGTCTGGTGATTTAGCACAAAGATTCGGCAAGGATGCTCCTGACACCGTTCCAAAAGCGGAACCTAGTGGTGCAAACTCCAGCAAGCCTTCTAATCCCAGTGATATAAGCAAACCTGTCCAGCCCCAGCATCCGGGGAAAAAAGACGGTTCAAAGAATGAAAGGGGAACTTTTGGAAAAATTGCGGATGGGTTGAAAGGTTCAGCGAAGAAAATTTCCAAAGGTATGGACGGACTTGGTGAAAAGAGTGCCGAGGGAACCAAGAAAGCCGTTACTAAAGGTGGAAAAGCATTTAAAGATGGCTTGAAAGCAGCAGGTAAGGCTTCTAAGGAAGTTGCGGAACAGTACAAAAACAACAAAGCTTTTCGCAATGCTTTTAACACTGCTATCGCGGCAGGCATGGCCCCTAAAGCTGCTGCGGCATATGCCGCCGGGGGCGGGGCGGCCATGGCAAATGCTTACCGGACTCTGATGCAGAGGGGAGCTGCTAAGGCGTCGACTTATCCGCTGGCTGAAAGAGTCATAAAAGAAGGATATGATTTTGCCACCGCTCATGATCCAACAAGTATTCCTAATTATACTATAGGGGGAGCGGCGGGATCGCTGTGGTCTAGCAAAAATCAAATTAAAAGCAATGCAAAGGATATATACAATGGAGCGAAAGATTACCTCAGAAAATAA
- a CDS encoding TetR/AcrR family transcriptional regulator — MKGKNKKDAILYAAQEIFGRYGYAGTTVKMISERAGVAFGLVSHYFGSKEELFITAGVAIVEDLTEFLSTETRKAATGLEGIQTFMRSYLGYTLQHRNTFPVLLRCSPFSDVQIELDRTRIAVKFQQLLNVIRESVERGIEDGSIRSLSVDDTTTIVYSNIVGTVRTRFLSPYDLPNLYEETTDFVVRSIRARD; from the coding sequence ATGAAAGGTAAAAATAAAAAAGACGCAATTCTATATGCGGCGCAGGAGATTTTCGGACGCTACGGCTATGCCGGAACCACAGTCAAAATGATCTCCGAACGGGCAGGCGTGGCATTCGGACTTGTGTCCCACTATTTCGGATCAAAAGAGGAACTCTTCATCACCGCCGGGGTAGCGATTGTTGAAGACCTTACAGAATTCCTGAGCACAGAAACCCGCAAGGCTGCAACTGGACTGGAAGGAATCCAGACCTTCATGCGCAGTTATCTGGGTTACACCCTGCAACACCGCAACACATTTCCGGTGCTGCTGCGCTGCTCCCCGTTTTCCGATGTTCAGATTGAACTGGACAGGACCCGCATTGCCGTAAAATTCCAACAGCTTTTGAATGTCATCCGCGAATCAGTTGAACGCGGCATTGAAGACGGCTCCATCCGCAGCCTTTCAGTGGATGACACCACCACCATTGTTTATTCCAACATTGTCGGTACAGTCAGGACCAGATTTCTTTCTCCCTACGACCTGCCCAACCTCTACGAGGAAACCACAGACTTTGTAGTCCGCAGCATCAGGGCCCGGGATTAA
- a CDS encoding DUF1007 family protein translates to MKQASVIFLLLGAMALYLLSPAKASAHPHVFVDCSLTFEFNNSGLSGVRQKWWFDEMFAAMILGDFDTNHDNKLSPDEATAIEQGAFVNLKNFNYFTRILVDGNERKPVEAVQFKPSIEEGTLVYEFFIPLNITDGTKHVVMVAIYDESFYTAVQMDPKNKVLGSDGKFDTGLDLKPVSEMAYFYDQIVPEAAVLTMQPK, encoded by the coding sequence ATGAAACAAGCTTCAGTTATATTTCTCCTGCTGGGTGCAATGGCTCTCTATCTGCTAAGCCCCGCAAAAGCATCCGCCCACCCGCATGTATTTGTGGATTGTTCCCTGACCTTTGAATTCAATAACAGCGGGCTCAGCGGTGTACGCCAGAAATGGTGGTTCGATGAAATGTTCGCAGCCATGATCCTCGGCGACTTTGACACGAACCACGATAATAAGCTTTCCCCGGACGAAGCAACCGCAATTGAGCAAGGCGCTTTCGTCAACCTCAAGAACTTCAATTACTTTACCCGCATCCTTGTGGACGGCAATGAACGTAAGCCCGTGGAAGCTGTTCAATTCAAGCCATCCATTGAAGAAGGCACCCTTGTCTACGAATTCTTTATACCCCTCAATATAACTGACGGCACCAAGCATGTTGTTATGGTCGCCATCTATGACGAAAGCTTTTACACCGCGGTCCAGATGGACCCCAAGAACAAGGTACTCGGCTCAGACGGAAAGTTCGATACCGGCCTCGATCTGAAACCGGTTTCCGAAATGGCATATTTCTACGACCAGATTGTGCCGGAAGCAGCCGTACTGACCATGCAGCCCAAATAG
- a CDS encoding nickel ABC transporter permease, giving the protein MKNVNTLLALILTFTLAFAFSATESKAQATNPFLAPKKQDARQLENTRQPASSPFGTATPSPSPFGKAAPAPATQTVQKDWSGGIYSKVMFKITMLQKEIRAQLTGFARDIKKDPFGKSLWMFLVFAFLYGIVHAVGPGHGKSVVCAYFISRGGSMFAASFMSWIITLVHVGSATAAVCLAYLFLDKGMSGFENFNRQLQTASYGLVALIGFWLIIEALRSFKKNDREECEIKSRGSLKEIATVAFVTGIVPCPGAAIILVYTLSTGILATGLAAMVFLATGMAVTTSVFALVAAKARNAMDSNPLARKMRIAYSILSLLGALVIACFGLLMLSAHIC; this is encoded by the coding sequence ATGAAGAACGTAAACACCCTGCTTGCCCTGATATTGACTTTTACTCTCGCCTTCGCATTCTCAGCAACAGAATCAAAAGCTCAAGCAACCAATCCTTTTCTTGCCCCCAAAAAGCAGGATGCCAGACAGCTAGAAAATACACGTCAGCCGGCATCATCCCCATTCGGTACGGCAACTCCCTCCCCGTCGCCGTTCGGCAAAGCAGCCCCTGCTCCCGCAACACAGACTGTCCAGAAGGACTGGAGCGGGGGGATTTACAGCAAGGTAATGTTCAAAATAACCATGCTCCAAAAAGAAATCAGAGCCCAATTGACCGGTTTTGCCCGGGATATCAAAAAAGACCCCTTCGGCAAATCGCTCTGGATGTTTCTCGTCTTTGCCTTCCTGTATGGAATAGTCCATGCGGTAGGGCCGGGACATGGTAAATCCGTAGTCTGCGCCTATTTCATTTCACGTGGCGGATCCATGTTCGCAGCATCTTTCATGTCCTGGATAATAACCCTCGTGCATGTGGGGTCAGCAACAGCAGCCGTCTGCCTAGCCTACCTTTTTCTTGATAAGGGCATGTCCGGTTTTGAAAACTTCAACCGCCAATTGCAGACTGCCAGCTACGGGCTGGTTGCCCTGATAGGTTTCTGGCTGATCATTGAAGCCTTGCGTTCCTTCAAGAAGAACGATCGCGAAGAATGCGAAATAAAAAGCCGAGGATCACTTAAGGAAATTGCAACCGTTGCATTTGTGACCGGCATTGTGCCTTGTCCAGGAGCGGCCATTATTCTGGTCTACACCCTATCCACCGGCATACTGGCAACAGGTCTTGCAGCCATGGTCTTTCTGGCCACAGGTATGGCCGTCACCACCTCTGTCTTTGCCCTTGTTGCAGCAAAAGCCCGTAACGCAATGGACAGCAATCCTCTCGCGCGCAAGATGCGCATTGCCTATTCAATTCTCTCCCTGCTCGGCGCGCTAGTCATTGCATGCTTCGGCCTGCTCATGCTCAGCGCCCACATTTGCTAA
- a CDS encoding AAA family ATPase gives MINLAGYENVTSLYEGNDMILCRAVRGYDDLPVLIKYPNSDLPSPRLLTGLKNEYATAQEIGNTGIVPAVTLHRTDNSLALILEDKGYNLLSSLITHPTADLAQKLQIALRIASSISLVHTKGFLHRNIRPDSIAIAPDYREALLTNLQNSTRISDSFPQTAAEIISPDNIAYISPEQSGRVSTELDKRSDFYSLGITLFELFTGQKPFESKDDLELIHCHLAKEPPAPQSINPEIPSPLSAVIMKLLSKNPGDRYQSAHGIKQDLKACMNLIGSGKRFEQFTPGNQDLSETFTLSNKLFGRKEELTELKAAFSKVMLGSCETIFIRGEAGTGKSSLINSFSKQVYKENGEFVSGKFDQFRRNRPYSALIQAFKELLRKRLSSPTPIINAWKHRITSVLEQNASLISEVLPELELLIGKQPAPAELSPTESRDRFNLAFKNFIKVFPSIDKPLVLFLDDLQWADISTLQLLKRLLEDQETSHLMLICAYRTNLPMNDGIKSRIEEIEELNPNVLSLKLNRLKLNHVHGFISRTLRTDRKRTEDLARMVYSRTGGNPLFVREYLLNIYRADLITFDTDRTRWEWDLKAIRNISMDGNLVELMAEKIMTQPPEGQDILKAASGIGCKFDLRILTELVDLPEQITLDYLNMALHEGLIISDDGFTSLADFNSQSGPYYLSFMHDRVQQAAYSMLDAAEKTSLHLNIGRAMLDIYSAEEIDESNFEIAAQYSLCISAITDPQERKEISVVFTKAGRKAKRSSAFETAARYLSTAALLMGSDGWETSYRACFDLHLDWYECEFLNDSGKQAESVFKTMIGHSQNRKDTTRAQLSRMQLFSDQGRYHDSVKIGLDTLRHYDVNIPQLPGKLALAAELLKTKAVLGNKKTLQLYNLPEMDSPENLEVMRLLMYTIAPAYMFNKKLVFFIVLRMIRFSVKHGNGPYSSFGYMFYAMFLASKNFSFKKSKEFTRLAVELNKKFRNTELETKINTLRGGTHDHWHVPLQENMNTLDKSFHSGLMNGDNTYARYAGYFAVQLKFMQGHSIAEVYSLAERYLNFIQKNKNSLSSGAINLPLQMCKSMEGKTYTPGYLDDDNFREGSLLSIAKSSGSEVVENWTATSKLITLSFFGYHTKAIEYVNNLYENVEEALFGMYPVAIFHLLAIINMAAIFKDKSLKTRRTYLQRINHSLSRLRKWDKNCPENFRHLFLIGSAELARIKGKKSKALGLYEEAISFSANAGYNNFAALACELTGRFHLSIGGNRSAIAILAEACHYYEEWGASAKVQRLLNEYPQLHKTTEAGFSYGEDKGDKGSHSLDISAVVKASQAISGEIVLNRLLDKLMRIVIENAGAQKATLLLNNKNRLELTAHAFVSEHGITTKSNPDPDQELYCKSIVNYVLRSKDNIVLRDAGAQGPFSIDSYIIRTKPKSILAMPVINQQLMRGVLYLENNLSPGVFTDDRLEVLNLLCSQAAISIQNARLYSDLRDSETQHRTLLESINVGVFRADANVDGLLLKANRALAEMFGYRDWNEFRKTQVRTLYIDSKMHQQILNELLEGGIVRDRVVNMRKQDGTPIWVNMTVSMERNGNKDNCLEGVLEDVTEKRKAQEFEREKVAANAANKAKSDFLASMSHEIRTPMNAILGMADLLWESRLSKIQRNYVKIFRNAGENLLLLINDILDLSKIEAGQIDLEEIDFNLEELFEEIGSIFALRAQIKGVDFCWYIDPEVPRIITGDPTRLRQIIVNLVGNSLKFTEKGTITFEAGLTQGGYLRFIVKDTGVGIPVEKMNSIFDTFSQADSSTTRNYGGTGLGLSICSRMVDSMQGGIFVSSTEGEGAAFAFTISAEFPMQPEYSPPLENCAILLVDRESICRDYLSLSLRDLGAKVFSAESLGESSSFATEISYSTYENRILLVGNPEGQDDRFEMLKKLKHGPCQGWKLMMIMEAKPQPRATARAKQLCASYVHRPVHPQAIVEDLRYAQNCIIAPEDNEEYGHDLDANQVEMIERPESLQERTGTEFSILLVEDSEDNRMVIDLFLKETPYKITYAENGQEGLEQFKQGKFGIVLMDIQMPVMDGYEATKAIRQYEKENELTPTPIMALTANAFQEDEQRALQCGCTAHMAKPVKKKKLLRVLEEYLSSED, from the coding sequence ATGATCAATCTTGCCGGATATGAAAATGTTACCTCCTTGTATGAAGGAAATGACATGATTCTCTGCAGGGCTGTCAGGGGATATGACGACCTTCCGGTTCTTATCAAGTACCCTAATTCCGACCTGCCCTCCCCCCGGCTTCTGACTGGACTGAAAAACGAATACGCCACAGCTCAGGAAATCGGCAACACAGGCATCGTCCCGGCAGTTACCCTGCACCGGACCGACAATTCACTGGCCCTTATTCTGGAAGACAAGGGATACAATTTACTCAGCTCCCTGATCACTCACCCCACTGCGGACCTTGCCCAGAAACTGCAGATTGCGCTACGCATCGCCAGCTCTATAAGCCTCGTACATACTAAAGGTTTCCTGCACCGCAACATCAGGCCGGACAGCATTGCCATAGCACCGGACTACCGTGAAGCATTGCTGACCAACCTGCAGAACAGCACCCGTATTTCGGATTCATTTCCGCAAACAGCAGCAGAAATCATATCCCCGGATAACATTGCCTACATTTCTCCGGAACAAAGCGGCAGGGTCAGCACAGAACTGGACAAAAGGTCAGACTTCTATTCACTTGGCATTACCCTGTTTGAACTTTTCACCGGCCAGAAGCCTTTCGAGAGTAAAGATGATCTCGAACTGATTCATTGCCATCTGGCTAAGGAGCCGCCTGCTCCACAAAGTATAAACCCGGAAATTCCCTCCCCGCTGTCGGCAGTAATCATGAAACTGCTCTCTAAAAACCCCGGCGACCGCTATCAGTCTGCACATGGCATTAAGCAGGACCTGAAAGCATGCATGAATCTCATCGGAAGCGGGAAAAGATTTGAACAATTCACTCCTGGCAATCAGGATCTGTCTGAGACATTCACTCTCTCGAACAAGCTGTTCGGCAGAAAAGAAGAACTTACTGAATTAAAAGCCGCCTTCAGCAAGGTAATGCTCGGCAGCTGCGAAACAATTTTTATCAGAGGTGAGGCCGGAACCGGCAAAAGCTCGCTGATTAATTCTTTCAGCAAGCAGGTTTATAAAGAAAACGGTGAATTCGTCTCCGGTAAATTTGACCAGTTCCGGCGCAACAGGCCATACAGCGCCCTGATTCAGGCTTTTAAGGAACTGCTGCGCAAAAGACTTTCCAGTCCTACCCCGATAATCAACGCTTGGAAGCACAGGATAACAAGCGTCCTTGAGCAAAACGCCAGCCTGATCAGCGAAGTCCTTCCCGAACTAGAGCTCCTGATCGGGAAGCAGCCTGCTCCAGCTGAGCTGAGCCCCACTGAATCGAGGGACAGATTCAACCTTGCATTCAAAAATTTTATCAAAGTATTTCCGAGCATAGACAAGCCTCTGGTCCTCTTTCTTGACGATCTGCAATGGGCGGACATATCCACTCTGCAGCTTTTAAAACGTCTGCTTGAAGATCAAGAGACTTCACATCTCATGCTCATATGCGCATACCGGACGAACCTGCCCATGAATGACGGGATCAAATCCCGCATTGAAGAAATCGAAGAACTCAACCCAAACGTACTCAGCTTGAAACTGAACAGATTGAAGCTGAACCATGTTCACGGCTTCATCAGCAGGACCTTAAGGACTGACCGCAAACGAACAGAAGACCTCGCCCGCATGGTATACAGCAGAACCGGCGGGAATCCCCTTTTCGTCCGCGAGTACCTGCTCAACATATACCGCGCTGACCTTATAACTTTTGATACCGATAGAACCCGATGGGAATGGGACCTCAAGGCCATCCGGAATATTTCCATGGATGGAAACCTTGTGGAACTAATGGCGGAAAAAATAATGACCCAGCCCCCAGAGGGGCAGGACATTCTTAAGGCCGCCTCCGGGATCGGTTGCAAATTCGACCTGCGTATTCTCACGGAACTCGTGGATTTACCGGAGCAAATCACTCTGGACTACTTAAACATGGCCTTGCACGAAGGGCTGATCATCTCCGATGACGGTTTTACTTCCTTGGCTGATTTCAATTCACAATCCGGACCCTACTATCTTTCTTTCATGCATGACCGGGTCCAACAGGCAGCTTATTCCATGCTGGATGCGGCAGAAAAGACAAGCCTGCACCTCAATATAGGCAGGGCAATGCTCGACATCTACTCCGCAGAAGAAATAGATGAATCCAATTTTGAAATTGCCGCCCAATACAGCCTTTGCATCAGTGCGATAACAGATCCTCAGGAAAGAAAAGAAATCTCAGTTGTCTTCACAAAAGCCGGACGTAAAGCCAAGCGGAGTTCCGCATTTGAAACTGCCGCCCGCTACCTTTCAACGGCAGCTCTCCTTATGGGAAGCGACGGCTGGGAAACAAGCTACAGGGCATGCTTTGACCTGCACCTTGACTGGTATGAATGCGAATTCCTCAATGACTCTGGGAAACAAGCGGAAAGTGTTTTCAAAACCATGATCGGGCACTCACAAAACCGCAAGGATACCACAAGAGCACAACTGTCCAGAATGCAGCTTTTTTCAGATCAGGGAAGATATCATGATTCAGTGAAGATCGGACTGGATACATTGCGTCATTATGATGTCAATATTCCGCAACTTCCGGGCAAACTTGCCCTCGCAGCAGAGCTGCTGAAAACAAAGGCTGTACTGGGCAACAAGAAGACCCTGCAATTATATAACCTTCCGGAGATGGATTCCCCTGAAAATCTCGAAGTAATGCGGCTGCTGATGTATACAATTGCCCCGGCTTACATGTTCAACAAAAAGCTCGTTTTTTTCATTGTCCTGCGTATGATCCGATTCTCCGTTAAACACGGCAACGGACCATATTCTTCATTCGGATACATGTTTTACGCCATGTTTCTGGCTTCAAAGAATTTTTCATTCAAAAAATCAAAAGAATTCACCCGGCTTGCCGTAGAATTGAACAAAAAATTCCGCAACACAGAGCTGGAAACAAAAATCAACACCCTCCGCGGCGGCACACATGATCACTGGCATGTCCCTTTGCAGGAGAACATGAATACTCTGGACAAGTCCTTCCACAGCGGGCTCATGAACGGAGATAACACCTATGCCCGCTATGCCGGGTATTTCGCAGTTCAACTTAAATTTATGCAAGGACATTCCATTGCGGAAGTATACAGTCTTGCAGAACGCTACCTGAACTTCATTCAAAAGAACAAGAATTCATTAAGTTCAGGAGCGATAAACCTTCCTCTGCAAATGTGTAAAAGCATGGAAGGAAAAACCTATACTCCCGGATATCTTGATGATGATAATTTTCGTGAAGGAAGCCTCCTAAGTATAGCCAAGAGCAGCGGTTCCGAAGTGGTGGAAAACTGGACAGCAACATCCAAACTGATAACTCTCTCCTTTTTCGGTTACCACACAAAAGCGATTGAATATGTCAACAACCTTTACGAAAATGTGGAAGAAGCTCTTTTCGGTATGTATCCGGTTGCTATCTTCCACCTGCTGGCCATCATCAATATGGCTGCCATTTTCAAAGACAAATCTTTAAAAACACGCAGGACATACCTGCAACGCATCAATCATTCTTTATCAAGACTGAGAAAATGGGACAAAAACTGTCCGGAAAATTTCCGTCACCTATTCCTGATCGGAAGTGCCGAGTTAGCCAGAATCAAGGGCAAAAAAAGCAAGGCATTAGGCTTATACGAAGAGGCCATAAGCTTCAGCGCCAATGCCGGATATAATAATTTTGCTGCACTCGCCTGCGAGCTGACCGGCAGGTTCCACCTAAGCATCGGTGGAAACCGGTCCGCCATAGCGATACTTGCCGAGGCCTGCCACTACTACGAAGAATGGGGGGCATCAGCAAAAGTTCAACGGTTGCTCAACGAGTATCCGCAACTGCACAAAACCACCGAGGCAGGTTTTTCATACGGGGAAGATAAAGGAGACAAGGGATCGCATTCCTTGGATATTTCTGCTGTAGTCAAGGCTTCTCAAGCTATTTCAGGCGAAATAGTCCTTAACCGTCTGCTGGACAAATTAATGCGCATTGTAATTGAAAACGCCGGTGCGCAGAAAGCAACCCTGCTCCTAAACAACAAGAACAGACTGGAACTTACAGCCCATGCATTTGTTTCAGAGCACGGGATAACTACCAAGTCCAACCCTGACCCGGATCAGGAATTATATTGCAAAAGTATTGTAAACTATGTGTTGCGCTCCAAAGACAATATTGTCCTGCGCGATGCCGGAGCACAGGGGCCGTTCTCCATTGACAGCTACATTATCAGAACAAAGCCGAAATCAATTCTGGCCATGCCGGTCATCAACCAGCAGCTTATGCGCGGTGTTCTTTATCTCGAAAACAACCTAAGTCCGGGAGTATTTACCGATGATCGGCTGGAAGTGCTGAACCTGCTCTGTTCACAGGCGGCAATCTCCATCCAGAATGCCCGGCTTTATTCCGACCTTCGCGACTCGGAAACCCAGCACCGTACCCTTCTTGAAAGCATCAATGTAGGTGTTTTCAGGGCAGATGCGAATGTCGACGGGCTCCTGCTCAAGGCCAACAGGGCTCTTGCCGAAATGTTCGGCTACCGCGATTGGAACGAATTCCGCAAAACCCAAGTCAGGACACTGTATATAGACTCCAAAATGCATCAACAGATACTCAATGAGCTTCTTGAAGGCGGCATTGTCCGAGACCGTGTAGTTAATATGCGCAAACAAGACGGAACCCCTATCTGGGTGAACATGACCGTCTCAATGGAAAGAAACGGCAATAAAGACAACTGCCTTGAAGGTGTCCTTGAAGACGTCACTGAAAAAAGGAAGGCACAAGAATTCGAAAGGGAAAAAGTCGCCGCAAATGCAGCCAACAAAGCTAAGAGCGACTTTCTCGCCAGCATGTCGCATGAGATCAGGACTCCCATGAACGCAATTCTGGGAATGGCTGACCTCCTCTGGGAATCAAGGCTGAGCAAAATACAGCGCAACTATGTAAAAATTTTCAGGAATGCAGGAGAAAACCTGCTCCTGTTGATTAACGACATTCTCGACCTCTCAAAGATTGAAGCAGGGCAGATCGACCTTGAAGAGATCGATTTCAACCTTGAAGAACTATTTGAGGAAATAGGTTCCATATTTGCCCTCCGGGCCCAGATAAAAGGTGTGGATTTCTGCTGGTACATCGACCCGGAAGTGCCGCGAATAATCACCGGAGACCCGACCCGCCTGCGCCAGATAATTGTAAATCTGGTTGGTAACTCTCTTAAATTTACGGAAAAAGGAACCATCACTTTTGAAGCAGGCTTAACTCAAGGCGGATATCTGCGTTTTATTGTGAAGGATACGGGGGTTGGTATTCCCGTGGAAAAAATGAATTCGATTTTCGATACCTTTTCGCAGGCGGACTCATCTACAACACGCAACTATGGTGGGACCGGGCTGGGACTTTCCATTTGCAGCCGTATGGTGGACAGCATGCAGGGGGGCATTTTCGTTTCCAGTACAGAAGGTGAGGGGGCGGCTTTTGCCTTTACCATCAGCGCTGAATTTCCTATGCAGCCGGAATATTCTCCTCCGCTTGAAAACTGCGCGATCCTCCTTGTGGACCGGGAAAGCATATGCCGCGATTACCTCAGTCTCAGCCTGAGAGACCTGGGGGCAAAAGTATTTTCTGCGGAAAGCCTCGGAGAATCATCATCATTTGCAACGGAAATCTCATATTCCACATACGAAAACAGAATTCTGCTGGTCGGCAATCCTGAAGGACAGGACGACCGGTTTGAAATGTTGAAGAAGCTTAAGCATGGCCCCTGCCAAGGCTGGAAACTGATGATGATCATGGAGGCAAAACCCCAGCCAAGGGCAACCGCGAGAGCCAAACAGCTCTGTGCCAGTTATGTCCACCGCCCAGTTCATCCACAAGCGATAGTTGAAGACTTACGATACGCCCAGAACTGCATCATAGCTCCTGAAGACAATGAAGAATACGGCCATGATCTAGACGCCAACCAAGTCGAAATGATAGAGAGGCCGGAATCTCTGCAGGAAAGGACAGGCACAGAATTCTCTATCCTGCTGGTCGAAGACTCAGAGGACAACCGCATGGTTATCGACCTCTTTCTCAAGGAGACACCATATAAAATCACTTATGCTGAAAATGGTCAGGAAGGTCTGGAGCAATTTAAGCAGGGCAAATTCGGCATCGTTCTGATGGACATCCAAATGCCGGTCATGGACGGATACGAAGCAACGAAAGCCATCAGGCAGTATGAAAAGGAAAACGAACTCACGCCGACCCCGATTATGGCCTTGACCGCCAACGCCTTTCAGGAAGATGAACAACGGGCACTGCAATGCGGTTGCACAGCGCACATGGCCAAACCGGTTAAAAAGAAAAAGCTGCTCCGTGTTCTGGAAGAATACCTAAGTTCAGAAGATTAA